In the genome of Bacteroidota bacterium, the window TACATAATATTTAATCTTTCACCGGTTCCAATATCAATGGCATATCCGGGAAACCAGCCCATGTATTTTCCGTTGATAAAATTTGGATCGTTTTCGTTTGAACTGCCTATTTCAGTAGTTGAAGGATTTCCATTTTTATCGACAGAAAAACTTGCACGCTTGTCAAACTTATATGTTTCGCCAACAACTCCCATCCCAAGAATTAAATCATTTGGATTTCCATCAACCGAATCATTGTCAGCCATTTCTATAACTACAGACCTTGTCCACTTCGATTTGTCAGGAGTAATAACCAAGTCAATGCTTGGTAATTTTTGAGCTTTAAATTCAACAAAGGATCTCATCTCCTTCCATGCCGGACCATTATAGTGTTCAGAGGTTAATGCGTATGGTGCCCAGCTTCCATTTAAAACTGTTTCGTAAACTTCATTCTCATCATTTCCAAGATAGTCGTTATATTGTGGTTTTGTATCATCTCTTTGAGTTCCAGAACGAATCCAGTTGAAAGCATCATAAAATTCTCCATCATAAACAAAATCAAGCCATTCTTTAGAATCATCTTCAAAAGTCATAGAGGCTTCAATAAATCCGTGATTGTCCGGATCATCTAATCCTGCAAGATGTTGATTGTCTTCATTAATTATTCCAACTTGTTTTACAGATACTGAGAATCCCCATTCGGGAAAGAGTTTTTCATATCCAATTTCAATTTTTGAGTCGGAACGAACTGTATCCCCATTATTCGAGCAAATAAACCATTCGGCATTTGTAATAATTGAATAATTAAAAGATGTTGTTTCAAAAATTTCGACTGAATCAAATTCTATTGTGTATTCACCGTCAGGAATATTCAAAGGATCAATTACTTTAATATCAATTGGTCCTTGTCCGTTTTCATATGTGGGGCTATATGATTTCCATGGTGGTCCCGACATTATTTCATCAATTGTTTCCTGTGTTAATTCAAGTGAATTATTGCCACAGCCATGTCCGGAAAGCTGTGTTATTTTTGGTCCGTAACCATATTCACCATTTATTAGTGTTCCGTTGTTTTCAGGAGCAGGTATATGAGGAGATGCTTCATAAATTTTAAGATTACCTAAAGCACATTTATTACTTGCAATGTAAGGTCTTTTTTGTCCAGAAGCAGAAAATGGATCATTCTGGTTATAGTGCAAATAATCATTAAATCCATAGGCGATAGCCAAAAAATAATAGTTCTTATTATTTGATAGTTTTGTTTCATATGGAGCAAATGCATCGTATTCTAAAGTGAAGGTATGTTGTATTCCCATGTCTGCACCATCTACTTCAAGAATTGCAACATTGGCTTCAATTTCTTCATCCCACTCGTAATTCACAATTTTTGTAATTTCGTCTTTTATATCGCATTGAAAAATTTCTCTTGCCAAATCAGGATTACGAATATCTGATATTGACACATCGGCATCTTTCAGTTGAAAAACCTGATATCCTTGAAAGGAAAAATACTTATTGCATTCTTCGTTTGCAGCAGGGCAAACAATAAATGGATCTTCTTCGTGATATCCATCTAGATAATTATTTGAACTACTTAAATTTGATATATGGAAAATCAACTTTTTATCCATTTCAATAATTTTTAGTTCTGGTGCATCTGGTCCTTCAATTATTTTGAAACAATTGTCAAAAAAACTTTGTGCTTTATCATCTGCTTTCTTCATTGCTTCTACTGATTCTAAAGGTCCGCCACCAGTAGCTCTTGCCCAAACAACCCCAAGAGTAATATCGTTTACAGCACCTGACTCAAGTGTAAAAGGACCGGATGACATAATAAACCTTCTATCATCAGGTGGATTATCTTCTCCTTCTTCTGACCATGGATATTTAGGATAAGAAGTCATTGGAATTCCACCCTGTCCCCAGCCACAAGGGTCGGAATCGCCGGGAAACATAAAATCGGCTTCCTGGTTTTCTGTATCGCTATCCGATGGGTGTCCGGTACCTCCATATAATAAATTGTTCCCATCTTTCCACTTACCTCTTAAATAATTATAATGATTAAGGGGTGTATATGGGTTTCCCATACCACCTGCATCGCCATTATAGTAAATAAATTTTCTCATTCCCCATCTTTCGTTTCCAGCAATTCCATCTCCAAAATTTAATCCGTTTATACTCATATCGCAGCCTCCGTCTGGTCGGTCATCTCCATAATCGTCGTCCATATATGGACCTTCAAAAAAATCAATACCAGTTGCCGGTGGTGGAGGTGTTGGTCCTCCATAAGCAAAAAGTTGACCGGTTCCATCGGTTGCTTCTCCATTATAAACATAACCAAGTCCTCGCTGAACATCGCAGCCCACATAATCGTCAAATGCATAACCTAAATCGGCAGCGCTCCAAATGCCAACATATGTTTCGTATAAAGCAAATGTTGATCTATTTATAAGTGCATAATTGTAAAAGGTCATATCATTCAATTCGTCGTTGGTGGCAAAAGCAAATGCTTGGGCACGAATTTCAAGCCCAATTGCATTTCCTCCACTTTCGCTATGAATATTTCCATTATCGTTGTAAACCCACCATAGATTTTGGTCGCCAAATAGTCGAGGGACTCTTTTATCTCTTGTAGTTCCGCAAGGGATAGTTCCATCAAGGTCATAAAAAGGATAATCTCCGTCAAGATGATTGTAAACGCCATCATCGTTTTTATCGAAAAAAGGAGCGAGATAATAGTCATATCCTCCTGCAGGCCCGTGTGCAGGCCATTCTTCAATAATTGTTGGAATCTGGTAGCCTGCAAAATCATTTTCCAAAGTAGCCTGATCGCCTGCAAGTGAAGCATTTATATAAGTTCTAAACTTTGCGATATCATTCCTATAGCTTACAAAATGTTTATCATATTCATAGCAAATATCAGTTGTAACATTCGATTGTTCCGGTCCATCAACAATAAGTGGTCCTGTCCAATAATCCGATCCGCTACTTCTAAACTTTTGAGCAGCAAGTTTTAATTGCCCATTTATATCAAGTCCGCCAATCCAGAGTGCTGCTGCAAAAAGCGCTGTTTTCCCCGAACCTTTTGGAATTTCATATTCGGCAGTTCCTCGCAAATCCCACCACATATCACCTCCTGTGTGTATCAGTGCGCGAACATTATTGATATCGAGATATGTAGAAGTTGTTGCCTGAATACAACCTGAGGATAAAGATTTTCCTGAGTTTTTGTTTTTATTTGTATTATCATTCTTTTTATCATTCTCAGCAGAAACAGTATTTATGACCAATAAGCTTAAAATCAAAACTGTGAAACAGCATCTTATTTTTTTCATAGCTCAATAATTTTGTAATTATTAAATTATATTTCTTGCAATCTACAGAATAATCATGTCCCTAAATGTTTGTAATATAAACGGTTCATGAGTGCTTCATAAATAAATTTTATTGATATTACAAATATATGAAAAATTTGAATAAAATACAGGTTTTTGATTTATAAAGTATTTGAAAATATAGCACCGGTAAAATAGAAAATTGAACATTTATGGCAATAAAAAAAGCCTTGAGAAATCAAGGCTTTTTTTTATATCTTATATCTATATGAGTAACTTAAAGTTAATCTCTTATTTATCAATCAACTAAATAAACAAAATTCAATCAATTTATAATTCATAACTCATAATTATAAAGATACTCTTGCACCAAAAGTATGTGTTCCTTCAAAAGGATCGGTATCTCTGTAAGAATAATCGAGAGAGAAAGTCGAACCTTTTTCTTTATTTAAAGGAATTTGGATAGAAAATCCGGCAGTTGGTCCAGTATAGGCAGTTGATCTGGTATCATAATCGTCTTCAAAAGGATTGATACCATCTTCATAAACAAAACCACCACGTAGAAAAAGGATATTTTTATAATCGTATTCCATTCCGAAATGATATTGATCTTTAGAAAAAGAATTTGATGTAAAGTTTCCTGCAAGTGTGAGTCTTTGTCTATCAGCAAAATTGAAATCGTAAGAAGCTCCTATTCGAATTAGTGAAGGAAGTTCAAACTCTGCCGAACGATCTTCAACAGTTCTTTGAGGTCCTAAACCATCTTCTTGTCGATGAGAAAGACCATCGCCGGAAAACTTCATGGTTGGTCCAACATTTTGCATTGTAATACCAAATTTTATTTGTTGGTCAATACCTGTGATATATTGAATTCCAGCATCGAAAGCAACTCCACCTGCTGAAAGATCTGGAATAGCTTCGTTAATAATTTTTACTGTAGCACCACCATATATACTATTTGAAAATTCTTTTGCATAAGAAAGCATTATAGTTGTATATCTTGGATTGAATGTTCCAAATCCACCTTCAGGCATTTCTACAGTTGTCATCTCAATATCGCCGAAATCCATCGACATCAATGCTAAGCTAATAACACCCGATTCTCCAACTTTTTGTGAAAATCCGAAAGCATTGATAGCAATATCTGTACCTTTCAGCCACAACGAGTGAGTGTATATCAACTCGGTTCCTTGAGTAAATGCAGTTCCTGCCACATTCATAAAAACAGATTCTAATCCACGTGTGCACGAAATATTCGCAGTTCCCCATCCTGAACTTCTAGCCCATGGATTGATTAATAATTCTTGTGCACCAGCCGAACCGGCTCTTTGCTCGTTTCCGGCAAAACTGTAGAAATCAGTAAATAATAAACTTACTATTATTAAAGCGATTATATTTATTTTAATATTATTCATACTATTTTCGTTTTAAAAGATTAATAATATATATTTTAGAAAGCATTCAAATCAGTTGGACGTAGTGCTCCAAACCATTTTAGAATTTTTTCTCCAATTCCTTCAGCATCAACATGTATAATATAAATACCACTTGCAACCGCAATTCCGTATTGATTTTTTATATCCCATTCTATGAATGTATCTGCATTGTCTTTTTCGAATCTTCGAACAAGTGTTCCGCTGATAGTGTAAATTGATATGGTACATTTAGGTGGCAAATTGGTGAATTTCACCATTGTTTCAATTTGGTTTTTCTCATACTCTGAAAATCCGTAATAAGGATTTGGTACAACATTTATTAAATCTAATGCGTCTTTTGCAGTTGCATTATCATCTGTAACTGTTTTTATATCAGAAGTATTAAAAGAATACTTTGGAGTATTAATCCCACTTCCGTCAGGATTTTCTACTTTGGCAAAGCTAAGTTCATCGTTCCTATATGGGTTTGCAACTCTTAACTTGATTGAAACATCGGTATCAAGTAAATTTGCATCGCGTCTTAACATTGGTAATCCAACCCAGGCAGCATTTCTCATAACAGTTTTCTTACGTTTCTTATACTGATAGCTTGACTCACCTACAACGGGAGTTAACATACTGTCAATATACTTTCCGTCATCGTAAGTAGGCATATAGTTTTTATTTTCCTCGGAATAATTATTATGTCCCATAATATAGATATAGTGTTTTCCACCGAAAAACAATTCGCCGGAAGCTCCACCTGTAACAAAGAATAAATCGGTACCGTACGAACTTGTTGGGTTCCAAATCATATCTCTACCATTTTGAGTTAGTAATCTAGAATCTTCACCATACATTATATTTAATCTTTCGCCTGTTCCAACATCAATAGCATAACCCGGGAACCAACCCATTCCTTTTCCATCAATGAAGTTAGCATCATTTTGGCTATTACTTCCTGATTCTGTTTCTGAAGGATTTCCATCTTTATCAACGGAATAACTATCTCTTTTATCGAATTTATATGTTTCGCCTACTACACCCATTTGTAGAATTAAATCTGTTGGATTTCCATCAAGCGAATCATTATCAGCCATTTCAAGTACAACTGCTCTTGTCCATTTAGATTTATCAGAAGTAAAAACAATATCTACACTTGGTAGTCTTTGAGCTTTAAACTCTACCAACGATCTCATTTCTTTCCAAGCAGGTCCGTTAAAGTATTCAGAAGTAAAGGCATATGGTGCCCAGGTTCCATTTAATACTTTTTCATATACCTCATCTTCATCGTCTCCTAGATAATCATTAAACTCTGGTTGAGTATCATCGTTTTGAGTTCCTGAGCGAATCCAGTTGAATGCATCATAGCCTTCGCCATCAAAAACAAAATTCAGCCAGGTTTTCGTGTTATCCTCCATTGTCATGGAAGCTTCAATAAATGCTGAATTGTCCGGTTGGTCTAATGCAGTAAGATTTTGATTATCTTCGTTGATTACTCCAACTTGTTTTATTGAAATAGAAAATCCCCATTCAGGAAAAATTTGTTCGTTTTCAAGAGCAATCCATGAATCTGAATAAATTGTATCTCCTGATTCATCATAAATGAACCATTTTGCATTTTTAATAATGGAATATCGGAATGATGTTGTTTGGAAAATACTAATAGAATCAAATTCAAGAGTATAGTTTCCATCAGGTATATTTAATGGGTCAATTACTTTTACATCTATTGGTCCCAGCCCATTTTCATATGTAGGATTATTTGATTTCCATGGAGAACCCGACATAATTTCATCAATTGTTTCTTCGGTTAATTCAAGTGAATTGTTTCCATTTCCATGACCTGAAATTTGAGTAATTTTAGGACCATAACCATATTCTCCATTTACTATAGTTCCATTATTTTCAGGAGTAGGAATATGTGGAATAACTTCGTAAGTTTTGATAGCTCCAAGTGCTCCTTTTCTACCAGCTTTATAAGGTTTCTTCTGTCCGGAAATTGATAATGGATCATTTTGATCGTAATGCAAATAATCGTTGAAACCATAGGCTATGACAATAAAGTAGTATCGCTTATTATTAACAAGGCTTCCGCTTGATAAACTAAATTCATCATTCACAATAGTGAATGTATGTTGAATTCCTTCGTCGGCACCATCAACTTCCAAAATTGGAATATTTGCAGCAAGCTCTTCATCCCATTCGTAATTAACAATCTTTGAAATTTCGTCTTTAATATCACATTGGAAAACCTCTCTTGCAAGATCAGGATTATGGATATCTGTAATAGATACATCAGCATCATACAATTGGAATACCTGATATCCCTGGAAATCAAAATATCTATTGCAATCATCATCTCCGTCAGGGCAAACAATAAATGGGTCTCTTTCGTAATATTCTTCGAGATAATTGTTTGAAGTACTTAGATTTGAAATGTGGAAAATTAATTCTTTATCTAATTCAATTATTGTTAGTTCCGGTGCATCCGGTCCGTCAACAACTTTAAAACAATTTTCAAAAAGAAGCTGTGCTTTATCATCAGCTTTTTTAACCTCTTCTACCGATTCGAATGGACCTCCACTTGTTGCTCTTGCCCATACAACACCAACCGTGATATCATTTATAGCACCAGGTTCAAGTGTAAAAGGACCAGCAGATTGAATAAATCTTCTGTCATCAGGTGGATTATCTTCCCCTTCTTCTGTCCATGGATATCTTGGATAAGAAGTCATTGGAATTCCATCTTGTCCCCAACCACATGGGTCAGTATCGCCCGGGAACATAAAGTCAGTTATTTGGTCTTCTGTATCACTATCAGAAGGGTGTCCTGTACCTCCATATAGTAAGCTATTTCCATCTTTCCAAAATCCTGTTAAGTAATTATAGTGCTCGACTGCTGATCCAGGATTTCCCATATTTCCTTGGTCATTATTATAATATATGTACCTTCTCATTCCCCATCTTTCATTTCCGGCAACTCCATCACCAAAATTTAATCCATTGATACTCATATCGCAACCACCATCGGGTCTGTCGTCTCCATAATTGTCATCCATATAGGGACCTTCGAAGAAATCTACTCCGATTGCTGGTGGTGGAGGTGTTGGACCTCCATAAGCAAAAAGTTGTCCTGTTCCATCAGTTGCTTCTCCATTATATAAATAACCAAGTCCACGTTGAACATCACATCCTACATAATCATCAAAAGCATAACCCATATCGGCATCAGACCATACTCCAAAATATGAATCGTACAATACAAATGTAGATCTGTTTAGAAGTGCATAATTATAAAAGGTCATATTATTCAATTCGTCGTTAGTTGCAAAGGCAAAACCTTGAGCTCGAATTTCCATACCCACAGCATCGCCTCCTGTTTCGGTATGAATATTTCCTTTATCATTATATACCCACCATAAAGTTTCATCACCAAATAGTCGTGGTAATCTTTTTTCTCTTGTTGTTCCGCAAGGCAAAGCACCATCAAGGTCGTAAAAGGGATAATCTCCATCAAGGTGATTGTATGTTCCATCATCGTTTTTATCGAAGAAAGGAGCAAGATAGTAATCATAACCACCTGCCGGCCCATGTGCAGGCCATTCTTCAATAATTGTAGGAACCTGATATCCAACAAAATCTTTTTCTAAAGTAGCCTGATCGCCTGAGAGAGAAGCATTAATATAATTTCTGAACATTGCAACTTCATTCCTAGAAATTGAATAGTGCCTATCATATTCATGACATATGTCGGCTGTAACATTTGAACGCTCAGGTCCGTCAACAATAAGGGGTCCGGTCCAATAGTCAGTTCCACTACTTCTAAACTGGATTGCAGCAAGTTTTAACTGCCCATTTATATCTTTTCCACCGATCCAGATAGAACCTGCAAAAAATGCTGTTTTCCCTGAACCTTTAGGGACTTCATATTCGGCAGTTCCTTGCAAATCCCACCACATATCACCTCCGGTATGTATCATTGCACGAACATTATTGAGTTCGAGATTTGTAGATGTTGTTGCTTGTGTACAGCCGGCTGAAATAGAATGGGTTGACTTGTTGTTATTACTTGAATTAGAATTTGTTTTATTTTTTTCAGCAATAACATAATTCGAGAATAACAAGCTCAAAATCAAAATTGTAATATTATATCTTATTCTTTTCATTATATTTATTTTGTTTTATATTTACTTTTAAAAAATTATTAAAATCCTAAAATAACTCCAAATCTAATTCTTCTCGGAAGAGTATAGTTTCCCGGATTGTTAATCATCATAGCATAATAATTTCTGTATGCTTCTTCGTCGGTTTGTGTTTCGATTGCAGGTTGATTTTGCGGAGCGAATAAATATCCATTATCATCCGGATTTCCGGTTGTAGCATATACATTTCTAATATTTAAGGTGTTGAGTACATTTGAAATGTCAAAATATACATTTAAGTAGATTTTCTTTTTGTCTTCGCCTTCACCTAATGATAGATTTATATTTTTGTCAATTTTCATATTTATTGAAGTTCGGGATGGTTCTCTTGAGCCATTCATTGAACCTTCAATTGTATTTCCAATTATTGATCGTTTAGTATAAGGAGAACCGGTTCCAAATCTTAATACAGTATTTACGCCTGCATTTGATAGGATTTTTTTAAGACTTTTTGGTCCATTATAATTTTGTCCTCCTGCAAATCTGAAGTCAACAGTTGCAACTAAAGCATGCCTTTGGTCAAAGTTTAAAGGAATAGTTGTCCTTAAATTTGGTTGCCCTGATCGTAAAATCGAAACGGCATCGTTTACATTCGAACCTGTTCCATTTGCAAATTGTAGAGTATAACTTGTTCTTAAGGAAACATTTCCTGTTCTTCTCATATCATATGTGGCTGTAAAACCTTTTACTGTTCCGAAATCGATATTTCCATAAGTCATATAATCTAAAGGAAAAGCTCCTACTACCATGACAGCCTGCTGCATATCTCTCATTTCTTTATAAAATGCAGTTAATCGTAATGCCGATGAACTACTAAGTCTTTGCTGGAATCCTAATTCGTAATCGATAGTTTTCTCCGGTCTCAGATTTGGATTGTTTACCATATCACCTGCTCTTGTGATGAAGAATAAATAATCCATAGGGTCGAAATTATTTGAGAATGAAGGACGTTTCGATAATACATCGTAGTGTGCAAAAAACAAAGCTTCATCGGAAATTGGGAACGAAAACGAAATACGTGGCATTACTGTTATTGCCGGTTTATAATCTTCAAAGGACATAGAAACAAGATAATCTTCTGAATTCATATCAATTTCGGGATGCACTAAATAAGGTGCTATTCCTGTCGCAGAACTTATTATATCTGGGTCGGCTACTTCTGTTCCATTTGCATCGTACCAAGTAGAACCATTCCTATACCCTTTTATTGAAGTTGGATCCATTACATTATCAACATATACTGTGTAATCGTCTCCAATATTATCTGGATGGTTTGATAAGATTCCTTTCGGATCAGAATCTCCAGCAGTGTATGAATCATATAAAAGATATTTATCTTTCAAAGTCATCTGATTTGCATCGAATCTGTCTATTCTTACACCTACATTAAATACAAGATCGTCGAACTGAAAGTGGTCTTGGATAAATGCAGCGGAATATATTGGCTCAAAAGGAGCTTTTTCTCTTTTATATCTTTTGTTTCCATTGATATCAGTATAAGTATCGCTGAAAAAATCCTGAAGACTAGGATTTTGTGTTAATCTATTTCCCCAGGCATCATAACCAACATATCCGACATAACTATTTCCACTATTTAATAGTTCGTCCGCACTAAAATAATCTATTGATAATTCTGAAGGATCATATGAATCTACATCAATCCAATTTAAACCATCTAATTCCATATTTTGAGATTCGCGAAATCGAAGATCAAACAATGCTTGATTTTCTGCAGAATATAATCTACTGTACCATATAGTATCCATGAAAACAGCTTCTCCCATATCATTATAAATTAAATTCCCATCATCGTCCCTTAAATAAAGTGCATGTGGTTTAGTAAAATCTAACTGATCGATATGCATATTTGCCATATCTCTAGCTAATGACCATAAACCAACAGGTCCTACAGCATAGGATCTGAAACTTCGTTGTTCAAATTCGAAACCCATTTCAATAGCATGGTCTCCAATATCGGCAGAACCAAAAGCAGAAACTCTAAATTGACCATTATCGCTAATTGAATAAGAGTTGCTAACAGAACCCGGACTTGTCCATAAGCCATAAACACTAGGAATTCCTTCTCCATTTAATATCCCTAAACCAAAGGAAACATCGTCATCAACTCTAAATCCTCTGGCATTTGCAAGAATATCGTCCATTTCAAAATATCTCGATGTCCATTTTTCAGCTTCTACATTTACTCCACCCGGAATAAAAGTGTCAAGTATATAAATATAATTATCGTGAACATAACCTGAAAGATTGAGAGTCGTATCTAAACCAAATGAATAATTGTTTTCTACATGATGCTCAAATTTCCCAATATATCCATAACCAAAAAGATTGTCTTTATGAGTAACATCCTGATTCAAATTATCTGTTTTTTCATAATCGAACTGAAGAGTATAATAAACATTTTTAACTAATGCGTTGGCTTCTTCTTCTGTAGTTTGCGATCCGAATTTTTGGGTGATTCTAATATATGTTCGCCAATTATCATAAACGGATTGTGAATTGTTTTCCCAATTGAAAAGTGAACCTGCATAACTGTAATTCGTTCTGTCGTTATGCAAATACGAACCTCCAAGTATAAAATTTAAATTTTTTGAGGGTTTAAATTCTATTTTACCTTGCAGATTTATTCTCTTACTCCCAACATTAAGTTTTGCATCTATTTTTTCAAAATTTTCTTCACCCAAAAAATCGGCATTTTGGAAGGTTCCAAAACCCAGACCACTTGGACGAAGAGGATCGTTAATAATATCCTGATTTATTTCATCTTTAACTTTCCACATACCAATTGCCGATGGTCCACCATCAGCAATGTGGCTAAGT includes:
- a CDS encoding TonB-dependent receptor plug domain-containing protein produces the protein MLRKLLFVIFATLLANGLIAQSSGIKGKVADKETGEGIPFANVAVEQDGQNISGGITDFNGNFLIKPIPPGRYTLKASYVGYNTFQLNDVLCKAGSNTVLDVKLESTSQLIPDVIVTGYKVPLIDKDKVSSTETVTAKEIAQMPGRDASSVATTVGGVYSEDGEIGSIRGSRSEGNATFVDGIRIIGSSSIPAAAIEQVQVTTGGIPARYGDVTGGIINMTTKGPSGFFFGGIEGVTSEVLDPYGYNLLGFSISGPILKVVDKEYPDRKKSVLGFFISGELSHIADGGPSAIGMWKVKDEINQDIINDPLRPSGLGFGTFQNADFLGEENFEKIDAKLNVGSKRINLQGKIEFKPSKNLNFILGGSYLHNDRTNYSYAGSLFNWENNSQSVYDNWRTYIRITQKFGSQTTEEEANALVKNVYYTLQFDYEKTDNLNQDVTHKDNLFGYGYIGKFEHHVENNYSFGLDTTLNLSGYVHDNYIYILDTFIPGGVNVEAEKWTSRYFEMDDILANARGFRVDDDVSFGLGILNGEGIPSVYGLWTSPGSVSNSYSISDNGQFRVSAFGSADIGDHAIEMGFEFEQRSFRSYAVGPVGLWSLARDMANMHIDQLDFTKPHALYLRDDDGNLIYNDMGEAVFMDTIWYSRLYSAENQALFDLRFRESQNMELDGLNWIDVDSYDPSELSIDYFSADELLNSGNSYVGYVGYDAWGNRLTQNPSLQDFFSDTYTDINGNKRYKREKAPFEPIYSAAFIQDHFQFDDLVFNVGVRIDRFDANQMTLKDKYLLYDSYTAGDSDPKGILSNHPDNIGDDYTVYVDNVMDPTSIKGYRNGSTWYDANGTEVADPDIISSATGIAPYLVHPEIDMNSEDYLVSMSFEDYKPAITVMPRISFSFPISDEALFFAHYDVLSKRPSFSNNFDPMDYLFFITRAGDMVNNPNLRPEKTIDYELGFQQRLSSSSALRLTAFYKEMRDMQQAVMVVGAFPLDYMTYGNIDFGTVKGFTATYDMRRTGNVSLRTSYTLQFANGTGSNVNDAVSILRSGQPNLRTTIPLNFDQRHALVATVDFRFAGGQNYNGPKSLKKILSNAGVNTVLRFGTGSPYTKRSIIGNTIEGSMNGSREPSRTSINMKIDKNINLSLGEGEDKKKIYLNVYFDISNVLNTLNIRNVYATTGNPDDNGYLFAPQNQPAIETQTDEEAYRNYYAMMINNPGNYTLPRRIRFGVILGF